In the genome of Pseudomonas protegens, one region contains:
- a CDS encoding argininosuccinate synthase, with product MADVNKVVLAYSGGLDTSVILKWLQDTYNCEVVTFTADLGQGEEVEPARAKAQAMGVKEIYIDDLREEFVRDFVFPMFRANTVYEGEYLLGTSIARPLIAKRLIEIANETGADAISHGATGKGNDQVRFELGAYALKPGVKVIAPWREWDLLSREKLMDYAEKHGIPIERHGKKKSPYSMDANLLHISYEGGVLEDTWTEHEEDMWRWTVSPEKAPDTPQYLELTYRNGDIVAIDGVEMTPATVLATLNRIGGEHGIGRLDIVENRYVGMKSRGCYETPGGTIMLRAHRAIESITLDREVAHLKDELMPKYASLIYTGYWWSPERLMLQQMIDASQAHVNGVVRLKLYKGNVIVTGRKSDESLFDANIATFEEDGGAYNQADAAGFIKLNALRMRIAANKGRTLI from the coding sequence ATGGCGGACGTTAACAAGGTCGTTCTGGCGTATTCGGGCGGCCTGGACACTTCGGTGATCCTCAAGTGGCTGCAGGATACTTACAACTGTGAAGTAGTGACTTTCACTGCTGACCTGGGCCAAGGCGAAGAGGTCGAGCCGGCCCGCGCCAAGGCGCAAGCCATGGGCGTCAAAGAGATCTACATCGACGATCTGCGCGAAGAGTTCGTGCGTGATTTCGTTTTCCCGATGTTCCGCGCCAACACCGTCTACGAAGGCGAGTACCTGCTGGGTACTTCCATCGCTCGTCCGTTGATCGCCAAGCGTCTGATCGAGATCGCCAACGAAACCGGCGCCGACGCCATTTCCCATGGCGCCACCGGCAAGGGCAATGACCAGGTGCGTTTCGAACTGGGGGCCTATGCCCTCAAGCCGGGCGTGAAAGTGATCGCTCCCTGGCGCGAGTGGGACCTGCTGTCCCGCGAGAAGCTGATGGACTACGCCGAGAAGCATGGCATTCCAATCGAGCGTCACGGCAAGAAGAAGTCGCCGTACTCGATGGACGCCAACCTGCTGCACATCTCCTATGAAGGCGGCGTGCTGGAAGACACCTGGACCGAGCACGAAGAAGACATGTGGCGCTGGACCGTCTCCCCGGAGAAGGCTCCCGATACCCCGCAGTACCTGGAACTGACCTACCGCAACGGTGACATCGTCGCCATCGACGGCGTGGAAATGACTCCGGCTACCGTGCTGGCGACCCTGAACCGCATCGGTGGCGAACATGGCATCGGTCGTCTGGACATCGTCGAGAACCGTTACGTCGGCATGAAGTCCCGTGGCTGCTACGAGACTCCGGGCGGCACCATCATGCTGCGCGCCCACCGCGCCATCGAGTCCATCACCCTGGACCGCGAAGTGGCTCACCTCAAAGACGAGTTGATGCCCAAGTACGCCAGTCTGATCTACACCGGCTACTGGTGGAGCCCTGAGCGTCTGATGCTGCAACAGATGATCGACGCCTCCCAGGCCCACGTGAACGGCGTGGTGCGCCTGAAGCTGTACAAGGGCAACGTGATCGTGACCGGTCGCAAGTCCGATGAGTCGCTGTTCGACGCCAACATCGCCACCTTCGAAGAAGACGGCGGTGCCTACAACCAGGCTGACGCAGCAGGCTTCATCAAGCTCAATGCCCTGCGCATGCGCATTGCTGCCAACAAGGGACGGACTCTGATCTGA
- a CDS encoding response regulator transcription factor has translation MKRVLIVDDHPVVRLAVRMLMERHGFEVVAEADNGTDALKLALEYVPDILILDIGIPQLDGLEVIARLMFRSLPIKILVLTLQAPGPFSMRCMQAGAAGYVCKQQDITELISAVRAVLAGYSYFPNEALHTFRSSQGISSEEEMIELLSGRELIVLKQLTNGMSNKEIAEGLCLSNKTVSTYKRRLLAKLNARSLVDLIEFAQRHQLA, from the coding sequence ATGAAAAGAGTATTGATCGTGGACGATCATCCTGTTGTTCGCCTCGCTGTTCGCATGTTGATGGAACGTCATGGCTTTGAAGTAGTGGCGGAGGCGGATAACGGTACGGACGCATTAAAGTTGGCTCTTGAATATGTTCCCGATATCTTGATTCTGGATATTGGCATACCGCAACTTGATGGACTTGAAGTTATAGCGCGCCTCATGTTCAGAAGTTTGCCGATCAAGATCCTGGTGTTGACGCTGCAAGCGCCCGGGCCCTTTTCCATGCGCTGCATGCAGGCCGGTGCCGCCGGTTACGTGTGCAAGCAGCAGGACATTACCGAACTGATCAGTGCGGTGCGGGCCGTGTTGGCGGGTTACAGCTACTTTCCCAACGAGGCCTTGCACACTTTCCGTTCCAGCCAGGGCATCAGCAGTGAGGAAGAAATGATCGAGCTTCTTTCAGGGCGTGAGTTGATCGTATTGAAACAGCTCACCAACGGCATGAGTAACAAGGAGATCGCTGAAGGTCTGTGTCTGAGCAACAAGACGGTCAGTACTTATAAACGGCGGTTATTGGCCAAGCTCAATGCGCGCTCATTGGTTGACCTGATCGAGTTTGCCCAGCGCCATCAGTTGGCGTGA
- a CDS encoding PA3496 family putative envelope integrity protein — protein sequence MSTGKEQLDVEEDFIAAETDDVEPVVEVAKTNLSKRRTIDNLLEERRLQKQLADYDFDL from the coding sequence ATGAGCACTGGCAAAGAACAACTGGACGTAGAAGAAGACTTCATCGCCGCGGAAACAGACGATGTCGAACCGGTGGTCGAAGTGGCGAAAACCAATCTGAGCAAGCGCCGCACCATCGACAATCTTCTGGAAGAGCGGCGTCTGCAGAAACAACTGGCCGATTACGACTTTGACCTTTAA
- the nth gene encoding endonuclease III produces MNAAKRLEIFRRLHEDNPEPKTELAYSSPFELLIAVILSAQSTDVGVNKATAKLFPVANTPAAIHALGVEGLSEYIKTIGLYNSKAKNVIETCRLLVERHNGEVPQTREELEALPGVGRKTANVVLNTAFRQLTMAVDTHIFRVSNRTGLAPGKNVVEVEKKLLKFVPKEFLLDSHHWLILHGRYVCLARKPRCGSCRIEDLCEYKQKTSDD; encoded by the coding sequence ATGAATGCCGCCAAACGCCTGGAAATATTTCGCCGACTTCATGAAGACAACCCCGAGCCCAAGACCGAACTGGCCTATTCCTCGCCGTTCGAGCTGCTGATCGCGGTGATTCTTTCGGCGCAATCGACCGACGTCGGGGTCAACAAGGCGACCGCCAAACTCTTCCCTGTGGCCAATACCCCCGCGGCGATCCATGCCCTGGGAGTCGAAGGCCTGTCCGAGTACATCAAGACCATCGGCCTGTACAACAGCAAGGCCAAGAACGTCATCGAAACCTGCCGCCTGCTGGTGGAACGCCACAACGGCGAAGTGCCGCAGACCCGCGAAGAGCTGGAAGCCCTGCCCGGCGTCGGGCGCAAGACCGCCAACGTGGTCCTCAACACCGCCTTCCGGCAGTTGACCATGGCGGTGGACACCCACATCTTCCGGGTCAGCAACCGCACCGGCCTGGCCCCGGGCAAGAACGTGGTGGAAGTGGAAAAAAAGCTGCTCAAGTTCGTGCCCAAGGAGTTCCTGCTGGACTCCCATCACTGGCTGATCCTGCATGGGCGCTATGTCTGCCTGGCCCGCAAGCCACGTTGCGGCAGCTGCCGAATCGAAGACCTGTGCGAATACAAGCAGAAGACTTCCGACGATTGA
- a CDS encoding Rnf-Nqr domain containing protein codes for MSKPLTLPGLLMLTPLIGATDSWVKALGLALASALLLGLFGAGMGLLRTHLQRQQQWFASLLLGASLGSCLWLALQTLSYELHQQLSLYLGLLPLQCVMLEQAGFFQHRDRLRLAVGFCGALVLLGALRELLGTGALGSHLGWLVGQSGDSSGWVLLPQGGVRLLTLGPGGFILLGLLLAAKRAWTASSPFKRQSSRK; via the coding sequence ATGAGTAAGCCGCTGACCTTGCCGGGCCTGCTGATGCTGACACCGTTGATCGGGGCCACCGACTCCTGGGTCAAGGCCCTGGGCCTGGCCCTGGCATCCGCGCTGCTGCTCGGCTTGTTTGGGGCTGGCATGGGCCTGCTGCGAACCCACCTGCAACGCCAGCAGCAGTGGTTCGCCAGCCTACTGCTTGGTGCATCCCTCGGCAGTTGCCTGTGGCTGGCGCTGCAAACCTTGAGTTATGAACTGCACCAGCAGTTGAGCCTGTACCTGGGCCTGCTGCCCCTGCAATGCGTGATGCTGGAACAGGCGGGATTCTTCCAGCACCGCGACCGACTGCGCCTGGCCGTCGGCTTCTGTGGCGCACTGGTACTGCTGGGCGCGCTGCGCGAGCTGCTGGGCACCGGCGCCTTGGGCAGCCATCTGGGCTGGCTGGTCGGCCAGAGCGGCGACAGCAGCGGCTGGGTGCTGCTGCCCCAGGGCGGCGTGCGCCTGCTGACTCTGGGCCCCGGGGGCTTTATCCTGCTGGGCCTGTTGCTGGCGGCAAAGCGGGCCTGGACCGCCTCATCGCCCTTCAAACGACAGTCTTCGAGGAAATGA
- a CDS encoding RnfABCDGE type electron transport complex subunit G, translating into MKKSSGLLLLILLGFLGVGATLWLHSVAAPRIAAEQRALQARKLLDLLPVASYDNQPLDQPLSLKDVQLDNSRLLQGYLATRQGQPSAVLLRSQVSGYAGPIELLIAIDSQGRLLGSKTLRQDETPGLGGRIADWPNPWLQGFSGKSRSDPGDAAWALKKDSGQFDQIAGATITSRAVISALHDALRYFDEHRQQLLAGAAHE; encoded by the coding sequence ATGAAAAAATCCAGCGGCCTGCTTCTGCTGATCCTGCTCGGTTTCCTGGGCGTGGGGGCGACCTTGTGGCTGCACTCGGTTGCGGCGCCGCGTATCGCCGCCGAGCAACGGGCCCTGCAGGCGCGCAAGCTGCTCGACCTGCTGCCCGTCGCCAGTTACGACAACCAACCCCTGGACCAGCCGCTGTCCCTGAAGGATGTGCAGCTGGACAACAGCCGCTTGCTGCAGGGCTACCTGGCCACCCGCCAAGGTCAGCCCAGCGCCGTGCTGTTACGCAGCCAGGTCAGCGGCTATGCCGGCCCCATCGAGCTGTTGATCGCCATCGACAGCCAGGGCCGCCTGCTGGGCAGCAAGACCCTCAGGCAGGATGAAACACCCGGCTTGGGCGGACGGATCGCTGATTGGCCCAACCCCTGGTTGCAAGGCTTTTCCGGCAAGTCCCGCAGCGATCCGGGCGATGCCGCCTGGGCCTTGAAGAAGGACAGCGGCCAGTTCGATCAGATTGCCGGCGCCACCATCACCTCGCGCGCGGTGATCAGCGCCTTGCACGACGCCTTGCGCTACTTCGACGAACATCGCCAGCAACTGCTGGCGGGGGCCGCCCATGAGTAA
- a CDS encoding RnfABCDGE type electron transport complex subunit D: protein MLTADGVDPRLRQAMQRVLLATLPGLLVLLWWFGWGVLLNLLLAACGALAMEALALRLRKRALPSGLGDGSALVSATLLALALPPYCPWWLPLSAAAAAIALGKQVYGGVGQNPFNPAMLGYALALLCFPQSMTHWPAPHAMDLLAGLQQVFGLTDGLHVDAWAQATALDSLRINKSLTLDELFASNPAFGHFGGRAAQWINLGFLAGGLFLLQQRVIGWQAPVGMLGSLLVISLLCWNGTGSDSHGSPLFHLLSGASMLGAFFIVTEPVSGPKTEKARLLFGVGVGLLTYLIRTWGGYPDGVAFAVLLMNLTVPALERLCAAKPENA, encoded by the coding sequence ATGCTGACCGCTGACGGCGTCGATCCGCGCCTGCGCCAGGCCATGCAGCGCGTGCTGCTGGCCACATTGCCCGGGCTGCTGGTGTTGCTCTGGTGGTTCGGCTGGGGCGTGCTGCTCAACCTGTTGCTGGCGGCGTGCGGCGCCCTGGCCATGGAAGCCCTGGCGCTGCGTCTGAGAAAGCGTGCGCTGCCAAGCGGCCTTGGCGATGGCAGCGCCTTGGTCAGCGCCACGTTGCTGGCCCTGGCCTTGCCACCTTACTGCCCCTGGTGGCTGCCGCTCAGCGCCGCGGCCGCGGCCATTGCCCTGGGCAAGCAGGTGTACGGCGGAGTCGGCCAGAATCCATTCAATCCGGCGATGCTTGGATACGCCCTGGCCTTGCTGTGCTTTCCCCAATCGATGACCCATTGGCCCGCGCCCCACGCCATGGATCTGCTCGCTGGACTGCAACAGGTCTTCGGCCTCACTGACGGTCTGCACGTGGATGCCTGGGCCCAAGCCACGGCGCTGGACAGTCTGCGCATCAACAAGAGCCTGACCCTCGACGAACTCTTTGCCAGCAACCCCGCCTTCGGCCACTTCGGCGGACGTGCCGCGCAATGGATCAATCTGGGTTTTCTTGCCGGAGGCCTGTTCCTGCTGCAGCAGCGGGTCATCGGCTGGCAGGCGCCGGTGGGCATGCTGGGCAGCCTCTTGGTCATCAGCCTGCTGTGCTGGAACGGCACGGGCTCAGACTCCCATGGCTCGCCGCTGTTTCATCTGCTCAGCGGCGCCAGCATGCTCGGCGCCTTCTTCATCGTCACCGAACCGGTATCCGGGCCCAAGACGGAAAAAGCCAGGCTGCTGTTTGGCGTCGGCGTCGGCCTGCTGACCTACCTGATCCGGACATGGGGCGGCTACCCCGACGGCGTCGCCTTCGCCGTGCTGCTGATGAATCTGACGGTGCCGGCACTGGAACGCCTGTGCGCCGCAAAACCGGAGAACGCCTGA
- the rsxB gene encoding electron transport complex subunit RsxB — MSLIQRIDALLPQTQCGKCGHPGCKPYAQGIANGEAINKCPPGGQETIAGLAQLLKLPVLELDHSRGQAPAQIAHIREAECIGCTKCIQACPVDAIVGAAKWMHSVLIDQCTGCDLCVAPCPVDCIDMLPLPEAKVVPIVGGLATSPEQLQARNHKREQARRRFEQRNERLQREEARRLAERQARAQKAAQAVDDSQNPLQAAIERVRAQKAEAADAALKKAKIELAMSRAQLHKSLKAFGHPPTFEQQTQLIVLQRQFEAAEQALAQLQSAAPAPAAPVAKDAELKRAKIQLASRRAELKKAQAAPASDAELQALSAALAAAEQALHAAEDACGKPAPVLARIEKRPIDPQLRQLKTELAYARAELNKLQRQPDTQAEQLAEAQARLQEAERQVQAHADR; from the coding sequence ATGAGTCTGATTCAACGCATCGATGCCCTGCTGCCCCAGACCCAGTGCGGCAAATGTGGCCATCCCGGATGCAAGCCCTACGCCCAGGGCATCGCCAATGGCGAGGCCATCAACAAGTGTCCGCCCGGAGGCCAGGAAACCATTGCCGGCCTGGCGCAACTGCTCAAGTTGCCGGTGCTGGAGCTGGACCACAGCCGCGGCCAGGCGCCGGCACAGATCGCCCATATCCGCGAAGCGGAGTGCATTGGCTGCACCAAGTGCATCCAGGCCTGCCCGGTGGACGCCATCGTCGGCGCGGCCAAATGGATGCACAGCGTACTGATCGACCAATGCACCGGTTGCGACCTGTGCGTGGCGCCTTGTCCGGTGGACTGCATCGATATGCTGCCGCTGCCCGAGGCCAAGGTGGTGCCGATCGTTGGCGGCCTGGCCACCAGCCCCGAGCAACTGCAGGCCCGCAACCACAAGCGCGAGCAGGCGCGACGGCGCTTCGAACAGCGCAACGAGCGCTTGCAACGCGAAGAAGCCCGGCGCCTGGCCGAGCGTCAGGCGCGCGCGCAGAAAGCCGCGCAGGCGGTCGACGACAGCCAGAATCCGCTGCAGGCGGCCATCGAGCGGGTCCGCGCGCAGAAAGCCGAGGCCGCCGACGCGGCGTTGAAAAAAGCCAAGATCGAGCTGGCCATGAGCCGCGCTCAATTGCACAAATCCCTCAAGGCCTTCGGTCATCCACCGACCTTCGAGCAGCAAACGCAGCTCATCGTTCTGCAGCGTCAGTTCGAAGCCGCCGAACAGGCCCTGGCTCAGTTGCAGTCGGCGGCGCCCGCCCCGGCGGCCCCCGTGGCCAAGGACGCCGAACTCAAGCGGGCCAAGATCCAACTGGCCAGCCGCCGCGCCGAACTGAAAAAAGCCCAGGCCGCGCCAGCCTCCGACGCCGAGCTGCAAGCCTTGAGCGCCGCCTTGGCGGCCGCCGAACAAGCGCTGCACGCCGCCGAGGACGCCTGCGGCAAACCGGCCCCGGTCCTGGCGCGTATCGAGAAGCGCCCGATCGATCCCCAACTGCGGCAACTGAAAACCGAACTGGCCTACGCCCGCGCCGAACTGAACAAACTGCAGCGCCAACCTGATACCCAAGCCGAGCAACTGGCTGAGGCTCAGGCGCGCCTGCAGGAAGCCGAACGCCAGGTGCAGGCCCATGCTGACCGCTGA
- a CDS encoding Rnf-Nqr domain containing protein, with translation MTHFLLALFSTVLINNFVLQWPLGVDPLLQADSNRQRVHALGLATTGLMLLSSVLGHVLYRGLLQPWGLEALQLFIWLPLSLLLIKPLLRLLSRALPRLPFDGLWPLLLGNAGMLGLLLIGTRDDLDLATLSAMSLGAGLGFWLVLSLFNDLRQRISTNDIPLPWRGLPIDLISAGLMAVAFFGFNGLIKT, from the coding sequence ATGACCCACTTCCTGCTCGCCCTTTTCAGCACCGTCCTGATCAACAACTTCGTGTTGCAATGGCCGCTGGGCGTCGATCCGCTGTTGCAGGCGGACAGCAACCGGCAACGGGTCCATGCGCTGGGGCTGGCAACCACGGGGTTGATGCTGCTCAGCAGCGTGCTGGGGCATGTTCTTTATCGTGGGTTGCTGCAGCCCTGGGGGCTGGAGGCGCTGCAACTGTTCATCTGGCTGCCATTGAGCCTGTTGCTGATCAAGCCGCTGCTGAGGCTGCTGTCCCGCGCCCTGCCGCGCTTGCCATTCGACGGCCTCTGGCCCTTGCTTCTGGGCAATGCCGGCATGCTCGGCCTGCTGCTGATCGGCACCCGGGACGATCTGGACCTGGCCACCCTCAGCGCCATGAGCCTGGGGGCCGGACTGGGTTTCTGGCTGGTGCTGAGCCTGTTCAACGACCTGCGCCAGCGTATTTCCACCAACGATATTCCCCTGCCCTGGCGCGGCCTGCCGATCGACCTGATCAGCGCCGGCCTGATGGCAGTGGCGTTTTTCGGCTTCAACGGACTGATCAAAACATGA
- the metG gene encoding methionine--tRNA ligase produces the protein MSEPRKILVTSALPYANGSIHLGHMLEYIQTDMWVRFQKHRGNQCIYVCADDAHGSAIMLRAEKEGITPEQLIANVQAEHSADFADFLVDFDNFHSTHAEENRELSSQIYLKLRDAGHIATRSITQYFDPEKKMFLADRFIKGTCPKCGTEDQYGDNCEKCGATYAPTDLKDPKSAISGATPVLKDSQHFFFKLPDFQQMLQSWTRSGTLQDAVANKIAEWLDAGLQQWDISRDAPYFGFEIPDEPGKYFYVWLDAPIGYMASFKNLCARRPELDFDAFWGKDSTAELYHFIGKDIVNFHALFWPAMLEGAGYRKPSGINVHGYLTVNGQKMSKSRGTFIKARTYLEHLSPEYLRYYYASKLGRGVDDLDLNLEDFVQKVNSDLVGKVVNIASRCAGFIHKGNAGLMVDSNAAPELTEAFLAAAPSIADAYEARDFARAMREIMALADRANAWIADKAPWSLNKQEGKQAEVQAICATGINLFRQLVIFLKPVLPLLAADAEAFLNVAPLTWNDHQQLLANHQLNEFKPLMTRIDPVKVQAMTDASKEDLTASQTDTGAATPAGNGELAKDPLSPEIDFDTFAAVDLRVALIVKAEAVEGADKLLRLTLDIGDEQRNVFSGIKSAYPDPSKLDGRLTMMIANLKPRKMKFGISEGMVMAAGPGGEEIYLLSPDSGAKPGQRIK, from the coding sequence ATGTCCGAGCCACGCAAGATCCTCGTCACCAGCGCCCTGCCCTATGCCAATGGTTCCATCCACCTTGGCCACATGCTTGAGTACATCCAGACCGACATGTGGGTGCGCTTCCAGAAGCATCGCGGCAACCAATGCATCTATGTCTGCGCCGACGACGCACACGGCTCGGCCATCATGTTGCGCGCGGAAAAGGAAGGCATCACCCCGGAACAACTGATCGCCAACGTCCAGGCCGAACACAGCGCCGACTTTGCCGACTTCCTGGTGGACTTCGACAACTTCCACTCGACCCACGCCGAAGAAAACCGCGAGCTGTCGAGCCAGATCTACCTCAAGCTGCGGGACGCCGGGCACATCGCCACGCGCTCCATCACCCAGTATTTCGACCCGGAAAAGAAAATGTTCCTGGCCGACCGCTTCATCAAGGGCACCTGCCCGAAATGCGGCACTGAGGACCAGTACGGCGACAACTGCGAAAAATGCGGCGCCACCTATGCCCCGACCGATCTGAAGGATCCGAAGTCGGCGATCTCCGGCGCCACCCCGGTGCTCAAGGATTCCCAGCACTTCTTCTTCAAGCTGCCGGACTTCCAGCAGATGCTGCAAAGCTGGACCCGCAGCGGCACCTTGCAGGACGCCGTGGCCAACAAGATCGCCGAGTGGCTGGATGCCGGCCTGCAGCAGTGGGACATCTCCCGCGACGCGCCGTACTTCGGCTTCGAGATCCCGGATGAGCCGGGCAAGTATTTCTACGTGTGGCTGGACGCGCCGATCGGCTACATGGCCAGCTTCAAGAACCTCTGCGCCCGTCGTCCGGAACTGGATTTCGACGCGTTCTGGGGCAAGGACTCCACTGCCGAGCTGTACCACTTCATCGGCAAGGACATCGTCAACTTCCACGCCCTGTTCTGGCCCGCCATGCTCGAAGGCGCCGGCTACCGCAAGCCGAGCGGCATCAACGTCCACGGTTACCTGACCGTCAACGGCCAGAAGATGTCCAAGTCCCGCGGCACCTTCATCAAGGCCCGCACCTACCTGGAGCACCTGTCGCCGGAATACCTGCGCTACTACTACGCCTCCAAGCTGGGCCGTGGCGTCGACGACCTGGACCTGAACCTCGAAGACTTCGTGCAGAAGGTCAACTCCGACCTGGTGGGCAAGGTGGTGAACATCGCCAGCCGTTGCGCCGGCTTCATTCACAAAGGCAATGCCGGGCTGATGGTCGACAGCAATGCCGCTCCCGAGCTAACCGAGGCCTTCCTGGCGGCCGCGCCCAGCATCGCCGACGCCTATGAAGCCCGCGACTTTGCCCGTGCCATGCGCGAAATCATGGCCCTGGCCGACCGCGCCAACGCCTGGATCGCCGATAAGGCCCCGTGGTCGTTGAACAAGCAGGAAGGCAAGCAGGCCGAGGTGCAGGCCATCTGCGCCACCGGTATCAACCTGTTCCGCCAACTGGTGATCTTCCTCAAGCCGGTGCTGCCGCTGCTGGCCGCCGACGCCGAGGCCTTCCTCAACGTTGCCCCGCTGACCTGGAATGACCACCAACAGCTGCTGGCCAACCATCAGCTCAATGAATTCAAGCCGCTGATGACGCGGATCGACCCGGTAAAAGTCCAAGCCATGACCGACGCCTCGAAAGAAGACCTGACCGCCAGCCAGACCGACACCGGTGCCGCCACGCCAGCAGGCAACGGCGAACTGGCCAAGGATCCACTGTCGCCGGAAATCGACTTCGACACCTTCGCCGCCGTTGATTTGCGCGTCGCCTTGATCGTCAAGGCCGAAGCCGTGGAAGGCGCCGACAAGCTGCTGCGCCTGACCCTGGATATCGGTGATGAGCAACGCAACGTGTTCTCCGGAATCAAGAGCGCCTACCCGGATCCGTCCAAGCTCGATGGTCGCCTGACCATGATGATCGCCAACCTCAAGCCGCGGAAAATGAAGTTCGGCATCTCCGAAGGCATGGTGATGGCTGCCGGCCCTGGCGGCGAAGAGATCTACCTGCTGAGCCCGGACAGCGGCGCCAAGCCAGGCCAGCGGATCAAGTAA